The stretch of DNA CGACGGCGCGGTTCTCGCCCTCGGCGAGCCTGCCGCCGACGACCCAGGCGATCGCCTGGCCGTCGGCCGTGCTCTCCACCAGCCCGACGAGGTAGTGGAGCGAGTCGAAGCCGATCTGGTTGTACGAGGGCAGGATCGTCGGCAGCGGCGCGGCGAGGCGCGACAGCTCGAAGATGCCGGCCGGGTCGCCGGGTGCCGCCGGTACGGGCAGCGGCAGCGGGCCGCCGTCGGCGGCGGGCCGGACGTCGAACGTGAGGTCGGCCGCGAACGCTCCGCCGACCGACCCCCCGGTGAAGCGCAGGCCCTGGCGGTCGGGATTCACGAGGTAGTCGCCGTGCACGCGGACGTGCAGCGGCCCGCCGGCCGGACCGGCGAGGCGGCCTTCGGGGATGAGCGTGATGAACTTGCGGTCGCCCGACACCTCGGCGCGCAGGGGCGCCGGCGGCTCGGTGGTGACCACGACGCTGGCCGTGTCGACGTGCGCGAGGATCGTGTCGCCCGCGGCGCGCACGAGGAGCGCGAGCGTGAGCGGCTGATTCGCTTCGATCGCCGCCGGCGGCGCGGGCAGGAGCCGGCCGAACTGCGTCGCCCACAGGAGGAAGGCGCCGTCGTCGGGCAGGTCCTCGCCGCCGGTGCGGCAGCGCCCGTCGCCGGCGGCCTCGGGGCGCAGGCACCAGTCGTACGGCACGCTGAACACCTCGCCGCTCTCGCCGGCGATGAGGATGGCGTCGTGGCCGAGGGCGGGCGAGGCGTTGAGATCGTCGCGCGGTCCGTCGATGAGCTGCATCGACCAGCGCAGCGTGCCGTCGGGATGGAGGACGAACAGGCGGCCCTCGCCCGAGCCGACGTAGACGTTGCCGTCGCCGTCGACCGCAGGCGAGGAGCGGATCGCGTCGCGGGTGTCGAACTGCCAGCGCACCGTGCCCGTGTCGGGGTCGAGCCCGTAGACGCTGCCGTCGGCCGACGGCTGCACGATCGTACCGTCGGGCAGCTCGGCCGGGCTGGCGTAGATGTGGTCGCGCGCGCCGAAGCTCCAGCAGGGCACGCCGCTCGCCTGGTCCCAGCAGCGCACGAAGCCGTCGTAGCCGCCGACGATCACCTTCCCGTCGCGTGTCACCATCGGGCTCGCGGCGACGGTACCGCCCACGCCATGGCTCCACAGCGCCGTGCCAGTGGCCGCGTCGATCGCGAACACGTTCGGCAGGAGCAGCTGGATGTTGTTGCCCATGAAGAGCCGGCCGGTCGTGGGATCGAGCGCCGGCAGCGACCACGTCTGGTCGGCGGTGCGGAACGCCCAGCGCACCGCGCGCGTGTCGCGGTCGATGGCGTAGGTGAGGAAGTTGTCGTTCGGGACGTAGAGCGTGCCGTCGGTCCCGATGGCGACGTTGCCCTCGAACCAGTTGATGAACGCGCCCGTCGCCGAGGCGGGATCGGCGGCGAACTGCCAGGCCGGCGCGCCGGTGGGCGCGTCGAAGGCGTAGAGGATGCCGTCGCCCGAGCCCACGTAGACGCGGCCGCGGTCGTCGAGGAGCGCCGACGAGTCGATGATCTCGCCCGTCAGGTGCTGCCACTTCGGCCTGCCGGTGGCGGCGTCGAGTGCGTAGAAGGTGCGGTCGGCGGACCCGACGTAGACCGTGCCGTCGCCGCCGACGGCGGGTGTGCTGAAGATCCCCTTGCCGGTCGGGAACGTCCACAGATGGCCGCCGGTCGTCGTCGGGCGGATCGGACTGCGGCCGGTCTGCTCGGCGGTGCGGCGGAACTTGGGCCACGGGCTGGTCGGGTCGAGCGGTACGCCGTAGTCGAAGCCGCGGCGCGACACCGCGAAGCGCCGCTTGCGTGGCCGGCGGTCGACGGTGATCGTTCCGCGCAGGAGGTCGCACGCCGGCGCGGCGATGCGCGCCTTCAGCTTCACGCGGCCGCCGAGGCCCGGGCACGACGCCCAACGCGCACGGATCGTCGTCCCGCGTGCCGTGGCGCGCACGCGCGCGCGCACCGGTGGACAGACGTCATCGACGGCGAGCGTGTGGCCGTCCCAGACGAGCGTCTCGAGGCCGCCGGCGCGGCCGATCGGCTGCACGGCGGCGAGCGGGAAGCGCCCGTCGGGGCAGGCGGCGGGGCGGGGCGCGGCGCCGGCGATTCCGGCCAAGGCGACGGCGAGCAGCAGCACGACGGGGCGCATCGGGAGCCAGGCGTAGCCGCGACCGCCGCGGCCGGTCAATGCATTTCCCGCGCAGACCGCGAGGCCTTCCTCATGGTCCCGGCCCGCACGGCCGCGCCGGAGGCGCGCGCGGGCCGGGGACCGTGTGGGGATGACGGGGCGTCACGCGTGCGTCGCCCGCCGTGCGCCCGCAGGCGCGGAATCGCGGCTGCGGCGGTGGCACGCCGGGTGCTCCAGGCTCCGCGGATGCGCCCACTCCTCGTCGCCGCGGCCCTCGTGCTCACGCTGCTCGCGCCCGCGTCGCGTGCCGGCGCGCAGGCTGCGGACGCCGACGGGATAGCCGACGCGGTGGACGCATGTCCGGACACCGGGACGGGCGCCCTGGTCGGCACGGACGGCTGCGAGGTCTGTGGCTGCGACGCCGACGCGGCGGGCACGGAGTGGCCGTCGCGGTACCACTACTTCCGCTGCGTCGTCACGGCGGCGCGCGCCGCCCGCGACCTGGGCACCGTCGATCGCCGCACGTACCGCAGCCTGGTG from bacterium encodes:
- a CDS encoding PQQ-like beta-propeller repeat protein; protein product: MRPVVLLLAVALAGIAGAAPRPAACPDGRFPLAAVQPIGRAGGLETLVWDGHTLAVDDVCPPVRARVRATARGTTIRARWASCPGLGGRVKLKARIAAPACDLLRGTITVDRRPRKRRFAVSRRGFDYGVPLDPTSPWPKFRRTAEQTGRSPIRPTTTGGHLWTFPTGKGIFSTPAVGGDGTVYVGSADRTFYALDAATGRPKWQHLTGEIIDSSALLDDRGRVYVGSGDGILYAFDAPTGAPAWQFAADPASATGAFINWFEGNVAIGTDGTLYVPNDNFLTYAIDRDTRAVRWAFRTADQTWSLPALDPTTGRLFMGNNIQLLLPNVFAIDAATGTALWSHGVGGTVAASPMVTRDGKVIVGGYDGFVRCWDQASGVPCWSFGARDHIYASPAELPDGTIVQPSADGSVYGLDPDTGTVRWQFDTRDAIRSSPAVDGDGNVYVGSGEGRLFVLHPDGTLRWSMQLIDGPRDDLNASPALGHDAILIAGESGEVFSVPYDWCLRPEAAGDGRCRTGGEDLPDDGAFLLWATQFGRLLPAPPAAIEANQPLTLALLVRAAGDTILAHVDTASVVVTTEPPAPLRAEVSGDRKFITLIPEGRLAGPAGGPLHVRVHGDYLVNPDRQGLRFTGGSVGGAFAADLTFDVRPAADGGPLPLPVPAAPGDPAGIFELSRLAAPLPTILPSYNQIGFDSLHYLVGLVESTADGQAIAWVVGGRLAEGENRAVVDPATRVLFPLELRHDGGLVTMANDSGFAIEFNNIRIPFALFRIATRLDARGAAETSPTINALTPCAGITFYGPFFQQLGFCNPQTDLLNVFGGAELAPYEGGVQTAPAGVGAVAWSATPTGVTATLTGSALRPDTHAVGILLVDVLTGKAVTLDYGFTTTRSIAPDGTLAAVHLPFPADTVPHDVRAWLMVDAYPAARTTLAVP